AATTGGATGCCACAAAAATTCGGGTATTTAGTGACACGTTTTGAAGTGATGCAAAACCCTTTTATCGATCCAACTGGTAAAGGATTTCAAACGTCAAATGCCTACTATGCTATGCATAATGGCGGTTTTTGGGGATTAGGATTAGGCAATAGTATTCAGAAAAAAGGCTTCCTTCCAGCTCCTGATACAGATTTTATTTTTGCTATTTGTATCGAAGAGTTGGGCTTGATTTTTTCTTTAGGGATTTTATTTTTAGTATTCTTTATGGTTGCTCACTTATTCTTACTTGCAATAAGATCAAAAAATCTTTATTATTCTTATCTTTATATTGGTTGCGGGATGTTACTTTTACTTCAAGTCGCTGTAAATGTAGGTAGTTTGTTAGGTTTTATTCCAATGACTGGATTGACCTTCCCCTTCATCAGTTATGGTGGATCCAGCTTACTGATACTGAGTATTACGCTTGGCATCGCTTTGAATGCCCGCGCTACAGAGATTAGAGAAACCACTAGGCAACAGGGAGGTATGGCATGAGAAAAATGTTAAATACCAAAAACGAACCAGTGAATTACGCCCTTCTCTTGCCTGTCTTTCTTTTGATATTAGTCGGTTTCATTGCTCAGTACGGTGCATTCCATGCAGATCCTTCTGTTGAATCAGTTGCACCTTTATTGAGGAAACAACTTTTATGGACTATTTTAGGTATTGTCACAATGTTTGCTACAATGTTCATTCCGATAAAATATTTATGGAAATTTACTCCTGCTCTTTACGGTTTATCGTTATTTGTAATGAGTTTACTTATAAAATTTCATGACCCAATAATGGCAGCCGCAACAGGTACCAAACGTTGGATTCGTATAGGGCCAATTTCCTTTCAGCCATCAGAATTCATGAAATTAGGCTATATTTTGATGTTGGCCTATATTGTTACGAGAAGAAGACAAAAATCGTCGAATCCTTCAACTTTAAAAGAAGATTTTCGCTTATTAGGTGAATTATCACTTGTCAGCCTCCCTGTTTTTGCTTTAATGTTTTATCAAAAAGATTTTGGGACAAGTTTAGTTTTTATTTCTATTTTTCTTGGTATGGTACTTGTTTCTGGTTGCTCTTGGAAGATTTTAACGGTCGGTTTTGGGATTTTAGGTGTAATTGGCGTCAGTGGTATTTTGTTGGTTTTAACTGAGCGAGGACAAACAATCCTTTCCTATCTTCATTTTCAGCCATATCAGTTTAATCGGATCCATGCTTGGCTCAATCCTTTTGAATATGCGGATTCAATTTCATTTCAGCAAGCTCGCGGTCTGACTGCTATTGGGTCTGGAGAGATGTTGGGGAAAGGTCTGTCGAATTTACAAATCTATGTCCCTGTTAGAGAATCTGATATGATTTTCACTGTAATTGGTGAGGCTTATGGTTTTGTCGGTACTTGTGCGTTGATCCTGTTATTCTTTTATCTAATTTATCAAATGCTGATCTGTACGCTAAATGCGAAACGTGAATTTTATGCGTATATTACGACGGGTGTGATTATGTATTTCTTGTTTCACATTCTTGAAAATATCGGGTCTAATATTGGCTTGCTACCTTTAACGGGGATTCCTTTGCCTTTTATTAGTCAGGGCGGTACAGCTTATTTGACTAATTTTATTGGGGTTGGGTTGATTCTTTCGATGTATTATCAGAAGGAGAAGATTTAGCTAGGGACTATTTATTTGAATTAAAAAAAAAACGATGAAGTGAGCTTTTAAAAAGTTGCTTCATCGTTTTATTATTTATTAACGGCTATCTCCTTTTCTTTCCAATTTATTCTAACTCCGTTATCCACTAGTAAAACACTTGATTTTTTAACAGATGGTATTCACTAAACAAAAGAAAAAGCTGAATCCTCTTATATCGAGGATTCAGCTCTCATTCAATTTCTATTCTTCTTCTTCCGCCATGAACGTATTGAATACTTCTTCAATCATATCCCATTCAGCGTCTGTTTCGATTTGTTGTAATTCGCCTTCTGTTCCTTCGTTGTTTTCGATGTATGCATAAGCTTGCAACTCAACATCTTCTTCTTCTGGAACACCTGCAGGATAAAGAAGTACGTAATTTTTACCGAATTCTTCTTGTCCGTCAACTGTTAATAAAATCTCATATAACGTTTCGTTTCCTTGTTCATCAACTAACGTAATATGTTCATGTCCTTCGTGATCGTGATCATGGTTATGTTCTTCTGCCATTTGTCTTGCTCTCCTTTTATCTTATACTTGTTGTTTAACAAGTTAGTTTAAATTTTATTGCCAGCGCCATCTAAATAATTTTGTAAAATCATGACAGCAGCTACTTTATCGATTACTTTTTTTCTTTTCGCTCTAGACGTGTTCGCTTGTTCGACTAACATACGTTCTGCCTGAACGGTGGTCAAACGTTCATCTTGATACGTAACAGGGAGTTGAA
This sequence is a window from Enterococcus sp. 7F3_DIV0205. Protein-coding genes within it:
- a CDS encoding DUF1292 domain-containing protein, with the protein product MAEEHNHDHDHEGHEHITLVDEQGNETLYEILLTVDGQEEFGKNYVLLYPAGVPEEEDVELQAYAYIENNEGTEGELQQIETDAEWDMIEEVFNTFMAEEEE
- a CDS encoding FtsW/RodA/SpoVE family cell cycle protein, which translates into the protein MRKMLNTKNEPVNYALLLPVFLLILVGFIAQYGAFHADPSVESVAPLLRKQLLWTILGIVTMFATMFIPIKYLWKFTPALYGLSLFVMSLLIKFHDPIMAAATGTKRWIRIGPISFQPSEFMKLGYILMLAYIVTRRRQKSSNPSTLKEDFRLLGELSLVSLPVFALMFYQKDFGTSLVFISIFLGMVLVSGCSWKILTVGFGILGVIGVSGILLVLTERGQTILSYLHFQPYQFNRIHAWLNPFEYADSISFQQARGLTAIGSGEMLGKGLSNLQIYVPVRESDMIFTVIGEAYGFVGTCALILLFFYLIYQMLICTLNAKREFYAYITTGVIMYFLFHILENIGSNIGLLPLTGIPLPFISQGGTAYLTNFIGVGLILSMYYQKEKI